The following are from one region of the Mangifera indica cultivar Alphonso chromosome 14, CATAS_Mindica_2.1, whole genome shotgun sequence genome:
- the LOC123195819 gene encoding uncharacterized protein LOC123195819, giving the protein MSSTSRAWMVAASVAAVEALKDQGFCRWNYTIRSLHQHAKNNIRSVSQSSKKLSSSSSAVVSSKIREQQAKQAEESLRTVMFLSCWGPNN; this is encoded by the coding sequence ATGAGTTCAACAAGCCGAGCTTGGATGGTGGCAGCCAGTGTTGCAGCAGTTGAAGCCTTGAAAGATCAAGGATTCTGCAGGTGGAACTACACCATTAGATCATTACACCAACATGCCAAGAACAACATCAGATCAGTTTCTCAGTCGTCGAAGAAGTTGTCTTCTTCGTCTTCCGCTGTGGTTTCAAGCAAAATAAGAGAACAGCAAGCAAAACAAGCGGAGGAGTCTTTAAGAACAGTCATGTTCTTGAGCTGTTGGGGTCCCAATAACTAA
- the LOC123195977 gene encoding uncharacterized protein LOC123195977, producing MSSTSRAWIVAASVAAVEALKDQGFCRWNYTIRSLHQHAKNNIRSVSQSSKKLSSSSSAVVSSKIREQQAKQAEESLRTVMFLSYWGPNN from the coding sequence ATGAGTTCAACAAGCAGAGCTTGGATAGTGGCAGCCAGTGTTGCAGCAGTTGAAGCCTTGAAAGATCAAGGATTCTGCAGGTGGAACTACACCATCAGATCATTACACCAACATGCCAAGAACAACATCAGGTCAGTTTCTCAGTCGTCGAAGAAGttgtcttcttcatcttctgctGTGGTTTCAAGCAAAATAAGAGAACAGCAAGCAAAGCAAGCGGAGGAGTCTTTAAGAACAGTCATGTTCTTGAGCTATTGGGGTCCCAATAACTAA